The Sporosarcina ureae genome includes a region encoding these proteins:
- a CDS encoding flavin reductase family protein, translating into MDSREFRNTLGNFATGVTVITTTTDKGEKIGLTANAFSSVSLDPPLVLVCIDKKSSSLQTLKKDIPFAINILQKEQEEECWRFAKRADDKFVGASYTLSEDRVPLLNGNLATIECNVAEVIEGGDHYIVTGYVKNASYDATAEPLLFFRGKIEQVMQAELA; encoded by the coding sequence ATGGATTCAAGAGAATTTCGAAATACACTTGGGAATTTTGCAACAGGTGTCACAGTAATAACTACAACTACTGATAAAGGTGAAAAAATTGGGCTAACAGCGAATGCATTTTCGTCGGTGTCATTAGATCCACCTTTAGTATTGGTTTGTATTGATAAAAAGTCTAGCAGTTTGCAAACATTAAAAAAAGATATTCCTTTTGCCATTAACATACTACAAAAAGAACAGGAAGAAGAATGCTGGAGATTTGCAAAAAGAGCTGATGACAAATTCGTTGGTGCATCGTATACATTATCGGAAGATAGAGTTCCCTTACTAAATGGCAATCTAGCTACAATTGAGTGTAATGTAGCGGAAGTTATTGAAGGCGGAGATCATTATATTGTGACAGGTTACGTGAAAAATGCTTCCTATGATGCTACAGCTGAGCCATTGCTCTTTTTCCGCGGGAAAATTGAACAGGTTATGCAAGCAGAATTGGCATAA